In Bernardetia litoralis DSM 6794, the genomic window ATAGAATTATTAATAGATAAAAATTAAAAACAACAAAATTGCACTAAGTAACTACTTAAACAGTGTACTAAGACTTAATAGAAAAAAGCTTTAACTAAATATTCTTAAAATATTTGGTTAAAGCTTTTTGAGTTAAATCATAAAAAAAGATGCCTTATCCTCTTTTTCCTTTTTTTCCTCCTTTGTTGTTTTTCTTCTCCTCTGTCATTTTTTCATAAGCTGAATATTGTTCTGTTGTGAAAATAGCTTTTACTTCAGCATCAAATTCAGTCATAATTGCTTTACGTTTTTCTCTTGTTTCTGGGCTTTTTTCTTCTTTGAGTGCATCATTGGCAGTGATTTGTTTTTCAATAGCTGTTTTGAGTTCAGAAGTTTGTGTGTCATTCAAACTAAATTCTGTTTTCCATTTTTGTGAACGTTTTTCAGCTTTTTCAGTTGGTGTGCCATTATCACCACCTTTTCCTTTTCCTCCACGTTTTTGAGCAAAAGTAGTTGTCATTCCAACAAAAAAGAAAAGCAATGATAAAAGAGCAATTTTGCTCATTAGGTTTTTTTGAGTTTTCATAATTCTGAGTACGTTATAATTAGTGAAATTAAAATTAAATGACTAAATCAAAATGCTTGATTAGTTCGTTTTCGTAAGGTTAGATACAAAAGAAAAATGAAGGTTTAATTTAGAATTGAAAAAAAAGTCTCTACTTATAAAAAAAGGAAATAAGGAAAGTATTTTTTATAAATCTCTTCTTTTATATTTCGATATTTTTTTGAAAGAACAAGAAATATTTTTTTGCTATAAACATACAAATCTTTTGGAGTTCAATACAAAATACGCTGTTTTTGATTTATAAACCTTAAAATATTCGTTTCGTATTTGTCAAAATTTAAAGGTGTCAAATAGATTTAAAAGCAAAAAAATGAATTAAAAAGAAGTGTTGCCAGCATTTCAGTTGTTGTAACAATGCGATTTTGAAATACGACTAAATGAAAAAAAGGCACAATTATCATTTTTGATAATTGTGCCTTTTTTTATGAGATTATAAAATTGATTATTCAATCAAAAACTATTCTCCTTTATCTTCTTTTGTTTCAGTTTCAGGAAGCAAAATAGCTTTGATATAGGCTTTTGTATCCAAATATTTAACTGCTGCTTTTTTTACATCTTCTACTGTCAAGTCTTTCAAAATAGATTTGTTTTTTTCTATGCTTTCAGGAGTTTCTGAATAATAATAAATTCCTTGTAAAGTAGAAAGCCAATATTTATTTTGAGTTTGTGCAACTTCATTTTTACGTTTTTCGACTTCTTTGAATTTTTCCAAATCACTAGTATCAATATCGCCATCACGTAATTTATCCACCTCTTCAATAGAAGCAGCAATCAAATCATCCACATTTTCAGGCGCACAAGGAAAAGTAATCATTACACTATAATTTGGAACAGGGTATTTATCAACATTTGTATAAGCACCTGCTGAATAAACGCCACCTTTTTCTTCACGTAATTTTTCAATAAGTTTGAAACGCAACAAACCTGCAAGAACATTCAAGGCAACTTCATCTTTTGTATTATATTCTTTCATTTCTCCAGCAAAAGCAAGACGAACATTACTTTGTGGCTCTGAACCTTTTTTATAGATTTTTTCTACCATTCCTTTTGGCGAACGAGTACCCAAATCTTTAAAGTTTTCAGTTTCTCTTGTTGATGGAAGAGTTGCAATATAAGTTTCTAAAAGTGATTTCATTTTCTCATCATTAAAGTTTCCTACAAAGAAAAATGTAAAATCAGAAGCATTTGCAAAACGTTCATTATACATTTTATAAGCTGCTTGCCAGTCTGTTTTTTCTAATTCTTCTACTTTAGGGAAACCACTACGAATGCTTTCACTTTCCATTAATTTACTGTATTGGTCATAAAAATAATAGTTTGGGTTGGAAGCTAAATTTTGATAAAAACCTTTTTTAGTCGCTACAAAAGAAGCAACAGCATCTTTATCTTGACGAGGATTAGTAAAATAAAGGTGTATTAGTTGCAGAGCAGTTTCCAAATCTTCTGGCGAAGTACTTCCTCTCATTCCTTCTGAATGTTCAGAAATATAAGGATTAATACGGACTGTTTTTCCAGTCATAAATTTATCCATATCCGAACTTGAAAGCTCACCAATACCTGACTGTGAAATGATAGAAGAAATATTAGAAACTGCTATATAATCTTTATCTTCATACAAAGAATGTCCACCCATACTGTAAGCAGAAACTAAAATTTCGTCATTTTTGAAATCTGTTTTCTTCAAGATTACTCTTGCACCATTCGAAAGAGTAAGCTCTGTATAACCTAATTTTTCGTTTTTGACTTCTTTTTTAATACTTCCTTTTTTAGGAATATTTGCTTCTTCGATAAGAGAGGTAGCAATTTCTTTTTCTTCGTAAGGTTTTATATCTCCCCTTGGTGCGTTATTCCAAATGCTTAAAACCTCTTTTTCAGTAGGAAGTTTTATGTTTTCTTTCTTAACACTTGTAAGAATGGCAATTCTATTTTCTTGAGTTATCCAACTTTGAGCTGTTTTATTGATAAAGTTCAAATCAATCATTGGTAGAGCTTTTTGTAAAAACTCATACTCAAATTTTGGACTTGGAATAGGATTATTTTTTAAATAATTATAAACATACTTCATCACAATTCGCTTTGATTCTGTTTTATCTTCTTCCTTATATGCTTTTTCATATTGTTTAGAAAGTTGTTTTTTTGCTCTTTGCAGCTCAGATTCTGTAAATCCAAATATTTTCATACGTTCAATTTCTTCTGTAACTGTTTTTATTCCACCTTCGATATTATTTTCTCTAAGCCCAGCATAAATTTGAAAAGCATCTAAATTTCTTCCAATCATATCACTATAAAATCCATAAGCATACAAAAATGGTGGTTCTGCTTGCTTTTGAACTTCGCCAAAGCGAGCATTTAACATTGTTGAAATGAGTTCTTGTGTATAATTTACTCTTAAATCAGAATAATTAGTTATTGTTTTTTTAGGGAATTTATAAAACAACATCAGTTGTGTATTGGTAGCTTCTTTATCAGAAACCACTTTTGCTAAAGGTTCTTTATTAAAAGGAATACTAAATTGAGGACGTGGAAATGCACTTTTAGTTCTAGGAATACTGCCAAAAGTTTCCTTAATTTTTGCTTCCATTTCTTCTATATTAATATCTCCAACAGCTACGATTGCCATAAGGTCTGGGCGATACCATTTTTTGTAAAAATTATGAATAGTTTCATATTTGAAAGATTCCAAGATTTCTTTTTTACCAATCGGCAGACGTTTGGCATACTGTGAATCTTTTAAAAGTGTTTGCCAATATTGAGTACGCATACGTTCACCTGCTCCTTTTCCTCTTCTCCATTCTTCGATAACTACCCCACGTTCTTTATCAATTTCTTCATCTTGAAATAAAATACCACTTGCCCAATCTTTCAAAATTAAAAGTCCTTTATCGACATACCCTACGCTATCAGTAGGAATAGGCAACATATAAACCGTTTCGTCAAAAGAAGTATAAGCGTTGAGGTCTGCACCAAAACGAACTCCCATTGTTTCTAAGTTATCAATCAAATCATTTTTGGCAAAATTTGTTGTACCATTAAATGCCATGTGTTCTGTAAAATGTGCTAAACCTTGTTGGTCTTCATCTTCCAAAATAGAACCTGCATTAACAGCCAAACGAAGTTCTACACGATTTGCAGGCATTGCATTTTTTTGAATGTAATATTTCACTCCATTTGAAAGTGTTCCTACTTTTACATTTTCATCAATAGGAATAGATTTTACCATATCCAAAGGAGAAAAACCTTCTTGTGTAGTGGAAATATTTGTGTCTTGTGCATTTGTCGTAGTATATACAAACGGAGTAGTTAAAAATAAGGCTAAAAATGCTCCTATTTTTAAATATGATTCGAATGACTTTCTCATTAGTTAGAACAATTATAGTATAGGATTAATTAAGATATTTAAGCAAAATTATTAACAAAAATAAATAAACTAAGCCTTTAAAAATTTA contains:
- a CDS encoding M16 family metallopeptidase → MRKSFESYLKIGAFLALFLTTPFVYTTTNAQDTNISTTQEGFSPLDMVKSIPIDENVKVGTLSNGVKYYIQKNAMPANRVELRLAVNAGSILEDEDQQGLAHFTEHMAFNGTTNFAKNDLIDNLETMGVRFGADLNAYTSFDETVYMLPIPTDSVGYVDKGLLILKDWASGILFQDEEIDKERGVVIEEWRRGKGAGERMRTQYWQTLLKDSQYAKRLPIGKKEILESFKYETIHNFYKKWYRPDLMAIVAVGDINIEEMEAKIKETFGSIPRTKSAFPRPQFSIPFNKEPLAKVVSDKEATNTQLMLFYKFPKKTITNYSDLRVNYTQELISTMLNARFGEVQKQAEPPFLYAYGFYSDMIGRNLDAFQIYAGLRENNIEGGIKTVTEEIERMKIFGFTESELQRAKKQLSKQYEKAYKEEDKTESKRIVMKYVYNYLKNNPIPSPKFEYEFLQKALPMIDLNFINKTAQSWITQENRIAILTSVKKENIKLPTEKEVLSIWNNAPRGDIKPYEEKEIATSLIEEANIPKKGSIKKEVKNEKLGYTELTLSNGARVILKKTDFKNDEILVSAYSMGGHSLYEDKDYIAVSNISSIISQSGIGELSSSDMDKFMTGKTVRINPYISEHSEGMRGSTSPEDLETALQLIHLYFTNPRQDKDAVASFVATKKGFYQNLASNPNYYFYDQYSKLMESESIRSGFPKVEELEKTDWQAAYKMYNERFANASDFTFFFVGNFNDEKMKSLLETYIATLPSTRETENFKDLGTRSPKGMVEKIYKKGSEPQSNVRLAFAGEMKEYNTKDEVALNVLAGLLRFKLIEKLREEKGGVYSAGAYTNVDKYPVPNYSVMITFPCAPENVDDLIAASIEEVDKLRDGDIDTSDLEKFKEVEKRKNEVAQTQNKYWLSTLQGIYYYSETPESIEKNKSILKDLTVEDVKKAAVKYLDTKAYIKAILLPETETKEDKGE